GAAAAACGGATCCCAAATCCCGCTTTCCGCATCTGTGATGGGCTGATCGATGTTAAAACAACCGGTCATTAACAGTGTCAGACCGATCAGAAGGGTAATGACTGACAATTTTTTAAACACGTTACTGGTCCCCCTATCTCCTGTTTCCATTCCATTTATTTATCCATGTCAACCGGTATCAGACGCGGTTGAACGCAGACATCGTTACTCATGATGATCCTTCTTGCGAGACTTCTTCTCTGGGACCGGATCAAAGCCCCCGGGATGAAACGGATTGCACTTTAAGATTCGGATCACGGTCATCAAGCCGCCTTTCAAAAAGCCAAACCGCTCAATGGATTCTGCACCGTATTGACTGCATGTCGGATAAAACCGGCATGATGGCGGTGTATACCTCGATATGTAACGCTGGTACAGCCTGATTAATCCGATTGCAGCTTTTTTAAACATACTTTCCCCGCCTTTGTTTACGAACGAGACTGCCGGACGTTTCGGTTCATGAGGCCAGCGACACGA
This genomic window from [Bacillus] selenitireducens MLS10 contains:
- the yidD gene encoding membrane protein insertion efficiency factor YidD; amino-acid sequence: MFKKAAIGLIRLYQRYISRYTPPSCRFYPTCSQYGAESIERFGFLKGGLMTVIRILKCNPFHPGGFDPVPEKKSRKKDHHE